GAACCTGAACCATACCGGCAACTTTGAATTCTAAAATGCAGGCCATAACACCCGAATTTTCCATTGATCTGCCGACGGATAATCCAGGGCAGGATCGCAGGAGAAAATATTTATCAATATAGTGACACATGAACGACAATATTAAGCTATAAGAAATATAATTTCCATAATTGTATTTTTTATGAGATGTATATTTCATAATTTACAATAAAAAGGATATTTTAATTCTCAGATTTATATATTCAGTATTTGATCATATTTATTGAATATTATTATTAGAATATTATTTATTTTGATCATATTTATATATTATTATCAATAATTATTTTTTAGCGGTTTTCACTAAACATCAGCCGCTTGTTAACTGCCCGTAAAAGCGGTATATTTCACCTTGTACTATTGGAGAAAATTGAAAATCGCTGCTATTTCAACGAAAAACAAACCTTAGGTGATACTATGTCCATCGAAACTATCCAGAACGTTCTTGAAAACTATGTAAATGGAAATAAAAATGCAGAAATTGATACAAATTTACTCGGACCGGAATCGGTCCGTCTTGGAGAGATGATAAATCAGGTTATCAAAGAGAAAAATGAAAACGAGGACCAGAAAAATTTCTTTTACGACGTCGTAATGAAAATTCCTGTCCCTATAGCCATCATGGACCCGAGCCTCAATATAGTTGATGCAAATGACGATCTTGTTGAAATCTCAGGTACATCAAAAGAAAGATTCTGCAAACTGGACCTCCAGAACTTTTACAGGGAGTTCAAAATCGAACTTATGGAAGGAAACGGAGTAAAAAAAGCTCTTGAAACTAAATCCAGGGTAGAAGGAATATTTCACATGACCTTTAAAGGCGATGTGAAAATAATGGAGGCTCACACAATCCCGTTGCTCGACGAATACGGAAAAATCAGGAATTTCAACCTCGTATTCATTGACGTCACCGAATCGGCAAGGACAATAGATTACATTGAAGCCGAGGTCTCGAACGTAGCGTACGATCTCAACTGTATTGCAGAGGGGAGACTGGAGGAGCTCAGGCTCGAAGTAGGAGAAGCTGACGAATACACCGGGGAAGTCAGAAAACAGTTCCTTGAAATTACATCCAACGTCAGACTTGTCAATGAGACGCTTCACAACCTTGTAGCCGACATCCACAAACTCGTCGTTGCAGGAAATGACGGAAGACTCGAATTCAGGGCCGACAGCAGCGGATATAAAGGCGCATACACAGGCCTGATCGAAGGTACCAACGATCTCCTCAAATCGGTTGCGGTTCCTGTAAACGAAGCGATGGATATCTGCAATCATTACGCGGATGCCGATTTTACAGCGCGATTCTCCGACGACATAAAGGTAAAAGGAGATTTCCTAAAATTCAAAGAATCATTGAACAATATCGGAATCAACGTAGCCGAGACCCTCAACGTCACAAACAAGGTTACAGGCCAGGTAGCTGCCAATTCAACTGAAGTCGTCAAAGGAACGAATGAAGTCGCGAAAGCGGCTGAAGGCGTCGCCAACACGAGCCAGAAGACAGCCGACCTCACAAAGGAGCTTAATGCAAGCATCGAAAACATCAACAGCCAGATCTCAGATTTATCCGCCTCAAACGAAGAGATCGCAAGCACCTCGCAGGAAGTATTCAATGCCGCAAATCACGTCGTCGAGATAGGAAAAGAGGCTCAGAACCTCGGCAAAGATGCAAACAAAAAGATGGAAAACGTCGAAAAGATCGCAAGCGAGAGTGTAAACGAGATCCATGAGCTTACCGAAAAGATAAAAGAAGTCAGCAATGTCGTTAAGCTGATAAACGATATCACCAGCCAGATAAATCTTCTCGCACTCAATGCGGCGATCGAAGCCGCACGAGCCGGGGAGCACGGGCGAGGATTCGCGGTCGTTGCAGGGGAAGTCAAAAATCTCGCAGCGGAGGCAAGGGCCGCAACAGGTTCTATCGAGAGCGTCGTATCGGCTGTTCAGTCAAGCAGTGAAAAAACCGCTTCCGCGATTACATCGGCCAACCAGGAGATTGTAAACGGAGTAGATAGCGTAACAAAAGCAATCGAGGCCCTGAATACGATTATCACCAACGCGGGGCAGGTATCCAACGACATAGGCGAAATAACAAAAGCTATAGAAGATCAGGCCAAAATATCCAATAATGTAGTCCAATCCGTAGAAGAAGGGACTGCAAAGACAAAGGAAGTCCAAAAAGAATCCGAGGAGCTTGCTGCGCTGGCAGAAGAGGCCAGTGCATCGGTCGAGGAGATCGGAAGCGCAATACAGGAAGTAAATGCACTCATCAAGAACCTCGAAGAGGCAAACTCGAAATTCAAATATTAGAGGGAGATAATATGGCTGAAATGAAGGATGTCGTACAATTTGAAATCGGCGGGGTTCAGTACGCCCTGGATATAAATATCGCGCGTGAAATTGTTGAAATGATGCCCATAACCCCGGTACCGAGAGCGCCCGAACATATTGCAGGAATAATAAATCTCAGGGGAGAGATCACCAATATCCTGAATCTTAACTACCTTATGGGCCTTCCGCCGGGAGGGGAAGTCGACAACAGAAAAATTATAGTTCTGGTTTCCGAAGCGGCAAACGGATCGAATGTCGGCCTGATAGTCGACGATGTCCAGAGCGTCCTTCAGGTATCAGAGGACGACATAGACCAGATGGATGAAGCGATGTCCAGGGAGGCATACGTAAAAGGGATAATCAAGATAGGAAAAGAAAACAGCGAGAATAAAAATCTCGTCATATGGATTGACATTGCAAAGATACTCTCCGATACACTCAGAGAATCCGACGCTGCAGTCGCCGTATGATCGCCATATAATGCGAGAGGATTATTTATCCGGAATATATGGATGACATAAAAATACCTGCCCCATTTCTTTTTACTTTCACATCGGATTTTTGATATTCAGGAGATGAAGTCTTTTAATTCGTAACAAAGAAGATAAAGGCGGCCGGGATGCAGATTAACAATATCTGACCGGACAGGAGGGATTGATCATAATGGAAATAACATTTCTCATATGGCATTTTTGAGAAACATAAATGCCATTTTTTACAGTAAAAATGTTATTTTAATTCTTTGATTTATATAATCAATATTTGATCATATTTATTGAATATTATTATTAGAATATTATTTATTTTGATCATATTTATATATCATTATTCATAATTAATTTTTAGCGGCTTTCATTGAACATAGGCTGCTTGTTAATTATCTCCAGTGTTTGCGATATTGACAGCTAAGGCTATGGAAAAATCATGAAAACCCGCGGTGATTTCAACCAAAAGAAAAATTTCAGGTGATACCATGTCCATCGAATCAATTCAAACCGTTCTTGAAAGTTATGTAAACGGAAATAAAAATGCAAAAATCGACACAAAACTACTCGATCCCGAATCAGTTCATCTCGGGGAGATAATAAACAAGATTGTTGAAGAAAAAAATGAAAGAGAAAACCAGGCCGACTTTCTTCATGATGTCATAATGAAAATTCCGGTTTCGATGGTTCTTATGGACCCGGCCTTAAACATCATTGACGCAAACGACGATCTTGTCGAAATCTCAGGCACCTCAAAAGAAAGATTATGCAGACTGAATCTCCAGGATTTTTACAAAGAGTTTAACCTCAGGCCAATTGAAGGCGACAGTGTCAAAAAGGTCCTTGAAACCAAATCAAGAATTTCAGGGAAATTTTACATGACATTCAGGGGCGACGTAAAAACTATCGAGATCCAGGGCATCCCGCTATTAAACGAACATGGAGGAATTAAAAATATCAATGCCGTTTTCATCGACGTCACCGAATCGGCAAGGATAATAGATTACATTAAAGACGAAGTAGGACACGTTGCACACGATCTCAACTGTATCGCCGAAGGGAAGCCTGAAGAGATCAGGCTCGAGGTAGGAGAAGCAGATGAATACACCAGGGAAGTCAGGAATCAGTTCCTTGAAATAACTTCCAATGTCAAGCTTGTCAATGGAACACTTCTTGAGATCGTGACCGACATCCAAAAACTCGTTGAAGCGGGAAATGACGGGAGGCTCGAGTTCAGGGTCGACAGCAACAGGTACAAAGGTGCATACATTGAACTGATGGGAGGCACCAACGATCTCCTGAAATCCGTCGCGATCCCTGTCAACGAGGCAATGGATATCTGTAATCATTATGCAGATGCCGATTTTACAGCACGTTTCTCAGATGAGATCAATGTAAAAGGAGACTTCCTCAAATTCAAAGAGGCGCTTAACAATATCGGAATAAACGTTTCCGAGACCCTCGGCGTCACAAACAGGGTTACCGATCAGGTAGCCGTTAATTCAGGAGAAGTCGCAAAGGGAACCGACGAGGTTGCAAAAGCTGCGGAAGGTGTCGCCAATACTAGCCAGAAGACGGCAGATCTTACAAAAGAGCTCCTTGGAACTATTGAAAGCATCAGCAGCCGGATTGCAGATCTATCAGCCTCCAACGAGGAGATCGCGAGCACTTCACAGGAAGTTCTGAATGCTGCCACTCACGTTGTCGAGATCGGAAAAGAAGCACAGGATCTGGGCAAGGATGCCAATAACAAGATGGGAAATGTCGAGAAGATTGCCAGTGAAAGTGTCGGAGAAATCAATGACCTGACTGTAAAGATAAAAGAAGTCAGCAATATAGTAAAGATGATTAACGATATTGCCAGCCAGATCAATTTACTCGCCCTGAATGCGGCAATCGAAGCCGCACGCGCCGGAGAACATGGACGCGGATTTGCCGTTGTCGCGGGAGAAGTAAAGAATCTCGCCGCAGAGGCAAGGGCTGCAACGGATTCTATAGAAAATGTAGTCTCTGCCGTCCAGTCAAGCAGTGAAAAAGCAGCGTCGGCGATTACATCCGCCAACCAGGAGATCGTAAACGGAGTTGAAAGCGTAACAAAAACGATCGAGGCCCTGAATACGATTATAAGAAATGCAGGCCAGGTAACCGACGATATAGGTGAAATAACGAAAGCTATGGAAGACCAGGCAAAAATATCCAATAATGTAGTCCATTCCGTCGAAGAAGGCACTGCAAAGACAAAAGAAGTCCAAAAAGAATCCGAAGCGCTTGCGGCCCTTGCTGAAGAAGCCAGTGCATCGGTGGAAGAGATCGGAAGTGCAATACAGGAAGTAAATGCACTCATCAAAAACCTCGAAGATGCTAATTCGAAATTCAAATACTAAAGGGGTGATAACATGGTCGAAATGAAGGATGTCGTGCAGTTTGAAATAGGCGGGGTTCAGTACGCACTGGATATCAACATTGCACGCGAAATTGTTGAAATGATGCCGATAACACCGGTACCGAGAGCCCCCGAACATATCGCGGGAATAATAAATCTCAGGGGAGAGATTACCAATATCCTGAACCTCAACTACCTGATGGGTCTTCCGCCGGGAGAGGGTGTTGAGAACAGAAAAATAATTGTACTCGTGTCCGAGGCGGCAAACGGATCGAATGTCGGCCTTATCGTCGACGACGTCCAGAGTGTT
Above is a window of Methanolacinia paynteri DNA encoding:
- a CDS encoding methyl-accepting chemotaxis protein; translation: MSIETIQNVLENYVNGNKNAEIDTNLLGPESVRLGEMINQVIKEKNENEDQKNFFYDVVMKIPVPIAIMDPSLNIVDANDDLVEISGTSKERFCKLDLQNFYREFKIELMEGNGVKKALETKSRVEGIFHMTFKGDVKIMEAHTIPLLDEYGKIRNFNLVFIDVTESARTIDYIEAEVSNVAYDLNCIAEGRLEELRLEVGEADEYTGEVRKQFLEITSNVRLVNETLHNLVADIHKLVVAGNDGRLEFRADSSGYKGAYTGLIEGTNDLLKSVAVPVNEAMDICNHYADADFTARFSDDIKVKGDFLKFKESLNNIGINVAETLNVTNKVTGQVAANSTEVVKGTNEVAKAAEGVANTSQKTADLTKELNASIENINSQISDLSASNEEIASTSQEVFNAANHVVEIGKEAQNLGKDANKKMENVEKIASESVNEIHELTEKIKEVSNVVKLINDITSQINLLALNAAIEAARAGEHGRGFAVVAGEVKNLAAEARAATGSIESVVSAVQSSSEKTASAITSANQEIVNGVDSVTKAIEALNTIITNAGQVSNDIGEITKAIEDQAKISNNVVQSVEEGTAKTKEVQKESEELAALAEEASASVEEIGSAIQEVNALIKNLEEANSKFKY
- a CDS encoding chemotaxis protein CheW, producing MAEMKDVVQFEIGGVQYALDINIAREIVEMMPITPVPRAPEHIAGIINLRGEITNILNLNYLMGLPPGGEVDNRKIIVLVSEAANGSNVGLIVDDVQSVLQVSEDDIDQMDEAMSREAYVKGIIKIGKENSENKNLVIWIDIAKILSDTLRESDAAVAV
- a CDS encoding methyl-accepting chemotaxis protein, whose protein sequence is MSIESIQTVLESYVNGNKNAKIDTKLLDPESVHLGEIINKIVEEKNERENQADFLHDVIMKIPVSMVLMDPALNIIDANDDLVEISGTSKERLCRLNLQDFYKEFNLRPIEGDSVKKVLETKSRISGKFYMTFRGDVKTIEIQGIPLLNEHGGIKNINAVFIDVTESARIIDYIKDEVGHVAHDLNCIAEGKPEEIRLEVGEADEYTREVRNQFLEITSNVKLVNGTLLEIVTDIQKLVEAGNDGRLEFRVDSNRYKGAYIELMGGTNDLLKSVAIPVNEAMDICNHYADADFTARFSDEINVKGDFLKFKEALNNIGINVSETLGVTNRVTDQVAVNSGEVAKGTDEVAKAAEGVANTSQKTADLTKELLGTIESISSRIADLSASNEEIASTSQEVLNAATHVVEIGKEAQDLGKDANNKMGNVEKIASESVGEINDLTVKIKEVSNIVKMINDIASQINLLALNAAIEAARAGEHGRGFAVVAGEVKNLAAEARAATDSIENVVSAVQSSSEKAASAITSANQEIVNGVESVTKTIEALNTIIRNAGQVTDDIGEITKAMEDQAKISNNVVHSVEEGTAKTKEVQKESEALAALAEEASASVEEIGSAIQEVNALIKNLEDANSKFKY
- a CDS encoding chemotaxis protein CheW, whose amino-acid sequence is MVEMKDVVQFEIGGVQYALDINIAREIVEMMPITPVPRAPEHIAGIINLRGEITNILNLNYLMGLPPGEGVENRKIIVLVSEAANGSNVGLIVDDVQSVLQVSDEDIDQMDESMSREAYVKGIIKIGKNNSENKNLVIWIDIAKILSDTLNEEDAAVAA